The genome window ATGTGACCTGGATGCCGTCTTACGGCGCGGAGGTAAGGGGTGGCACGGCATATTCCATGACAAAGATATCCGACGATGAGATAGCCAACCCGATAATAGCCTCGCCCGACATGCTTATAGTGATGAACGCCCCGTCGCTCGTGAAGTATGAAGGAAAATTGAGAGAAGGCGGCGTACTGATATCTAACAGGTCATTGGTAGGTTATCCGCCGAAGAGAAAAGGCGTGACTATTGTAAATATACCGGCGACCGAAATGGCCGTAAAATTAGGCGACCCCAGATGCGCCAATATGATAGCGATAGGCGCGCTTACAAAGAGATCGAAGGCATTGTCGTTGAAGAACGTCGTTATGGCCTTAAGGAATATATTCAGGAATAAGGAAGAGCTCTTCTTAAGGAATAAAAAAGCCCTCGAAGCGGGATACAAGTTCTGATGGTAAGAGTCCGTTTTGCCCCAAGTCCCACCGGTTATCTCCACATAGGAAGCGCCAGGACAGCCTTATTCAATTGGGTATACGCCAGGCATTACGGCGGCGCGTTCATCCTCCGCATAGAGGATACCGATCTTGTCAGGTCGAAAAATGAATTCCTGGACGAGATAATGACGGACCTTAAATGGCTCGGCATAGGATGGGACGAAGCGCCTATCCGGCAGAGCGAACGCTTCAATGTATACCGCGAGGCGGCCGAAGGACTCCTGAAGCAGGGTAAGGCCTACCGTGAAGGCGAGGCGTACATATTTAAGGTGGAGAAGTCCCGGACGATCGAGATCGACGACATGATACACGGCAAGGTGTCGTTCAATACGGACGATATCAAGGACCAGGTCATGATAAAATCCGACGGCTCGCCTACCTATAACTTCTCATGCGTCATCGACGACGCTTATCTTAAGATCACGCACATAATACGCGGTGACGACCACGTTTCCAATACACCCAAACAGGTGCTTTTCTATGAAGCGCTCGGGCTCGAGGCCCCCCGGTTCGGACATATGCCTCTTATTATGGGCGCGGACGGCGCCAAGCTCTCGAAACGGCACGGCGGAGTCGCGGTAGAAGAGTATAAAAGAGAAGGTTTCCTGCCGGAAGCGCTTGTGAATTACCTGCTGCTTCTCGGCTGGTC of Candidatus Omnitrophota bacterium contains these proteins:
- the gltX gene encoding glutamate--tRNA ligase, producing MVRVRFAPSPTGYLHIGSARTALFNWVYARHYGGAFILRIEDTDLVRSKNEFLDEIMTDLKWLGIGWDEAPIRQSERFNVYREAAEGLLKQGKAYREGEAYIFKVEKSRTIEIDDMIHGKVSFNTDDIKDQVMIKSDGSPTYNFSCVIDDAYLKITHIIRGDDHVSNTPKQVLFYEALGLEAPRFGHMPLIMGADGAKLSKRHGGVAVEEYKREGFLPEALVNYLLLLGWSPGGDREIIPLDEAVKSFDINDMKGVQAKFDLQKLRWMSGEYIAAKKNSELVGLIKQQMKDAGKETTAADELLSKVIDLYKVRIKTLSEFIQMTDHFFGDNYSVEEKGVEKHLKPAESKAILRDFADRIEKVIDFSHSALEQECRKMAEEKGLKAGQIIHPTRVAISGKTTGAGLFEMMEVLGKDKVISRMNKAAAG
- a CDS encoding 2-oxoacid:acceptor oxidoreductase family protein, whose product is MAKTKTRHAVSGHKMAKRVARRCEDILCAGFGGQGIMFMGKLMAQAGLIMGKHVTWMPSYGAEVRGGTAYSMTKISDDEIANPIIASPDMLIVMNAPSLVKYEGKLREGGVLISNRSLVGYPPKRKGVTIVNIPATEMAVKLGDPRCANMIAIGALTKRSKALSLKNVVMALRNIFRNKEELFLRNKKALEAGYKF